One Aegilops tauschii subsp. strangulata cultivar AL8/78 chromosome 7, Aet v6.0, whole genome shotgun sequence genomic window carries:
- the LOC109747863 gene encoding probable L-type lectin-domain containing receptor kinase S.5, whose protein sequence is MAHHDSLRRFGASCLVAVLFLWLCAAFVCSAREQRPLRELEEQVVVRSYGPYASFDRSDTDTLQVLKDASINGGALQLTPDTRNNDAYLVNRSGSVLLKQPFTIWHTLPDDEVHTGTRRAPRPQPPRVRVVSFNSTFSMNVFYDKAVPGEGLAFVIAPSLEKPPPGSHGGFLGLTNATLQAAGPSKNRFVAIEFDTFNQSHDPSDNHVGLDIGSVVSNATANLADFNITIATNAQTSANYTVWIEYDGVGRRVTVYMGGKGKPKPAIPVLTSPLDLSEHVPEQAYIGFSASTGATFELNCILEWSLSIETFPKKEKKEWIILVAVFVSIAVVATAIAAFFLARMSRARRQIQRTQTRLGHTLSHLPGMPREFSYEMLRKATKNFDERLRLGKGGYGVVYKGTLPADAEQGQTEPTEVAVKKFIRDDARCVEDFVKEVDIINRLRHKNIVPLIGWCYKKGQLLLVYEYMPNGSLDQHLFRRGGVQEARAAPLSWASRYGIVADVASGLHYVHHEYGRTVLHRDIKASNVMLDTSFSARLGDFGLARVIDFDRSSFTDIGVAGTRGYIAPEYSVGHKATSQTDVFAFGALVLEVVTGRYALLGDASCPLLVDFVWRMHGRGALVGAVDQDLGTAGYDADEAARLLLLGLACSSPNPGDRPTMPEVLQIVSKKAPPPEVPLFKPSFVWPPEGGAAHFSLSDIEMTTSSGGSFVGTGNGSSTRATQETSYDSFRRPPSAPNNSQEYFPALSSGR, encoded by the exons ATGGCGCACCACGACTCTCTGCGGCGCTTCGGCGCCAGCTGCCTCGTCGCCGTGCTGTTTCTCTGGCTCTGCGCCGCCTTCGTCTGCAGCGCGAGGGAGCAGCGGCCGCTGCGGGAGCTGGAGGAGCAGGTGGTGGTGAGGAGCTACGGCCCGTACGCTTCCTTCGACCGGAGCGACACGGACACCCTGCAGGTGCTCAAGGACGCCAGCATCAACGGCGGCGCGCTCCAGCTCACGCCGGACACCCGCAACAACGACGCCTACCTCGTCAACAGGTCCGGCTCCGTCCTCCTCAAGCAGCCCTTCACGATCTGGCACACCCTCCCCGACGACGAGGTCCACACCGGCACCCGCCGtgcgccgcggccgcagcctccgcgcGTCCGTGTCGTGTCGTTCAACAGCACCTTCTCCATGAACGTGTTCTACGACAAGGCGGTCCCCGGCGAGGGCCTGGCGTTCGTCATCGCGCCCTCGCTCGAGAAGCCGCCTCCCGGCAGCCACGGCGGGTTCCTCGGCCTCACCAACGCCACGCTGCAGGCCGCCGGCCCGTCCAAGAACCGTTTCGTGGCGATCGAGTTCGACACCTTCAATCAGAGCCACGACCCGAGCGATAACCACGTCGGCCTCGACATCGGCAGCGTCGTGTCCAACGCCACGGCCAACCTCGCCGACTTCAACATCACCATCGCCACCAACGCCCAGACGTCCGCCAACTACACCGTCTGGATCGAGTACGACGGCGTGGGCCGGCGTGTCACGGTGTACATGGGCGGGAAGGGGAAACCGAAGCCGGCGATCCCCGTCCTGACCAGCCCGCTGGACCTCAGCGAGCACGTCCCCGAGCAGGCGTACATCGGCTTCTCGGCTTCCACCGGCGCCACCTTCGAGCTCAACTGCATCCTGGAGTGGAGCCTGTCAATCGAGACCTTCCccaagaaggagaagaaggagtgGATAATCCTCGTCGCCGTCTTCGTGTCCATCGCCGTGGTCGCCACCGCCATTGCCGCCTTCTTCCTGGCCAGGATGTCGCGGGCGAGGCGGCAGATACAGAGGACCCAGACGCGGCTGGGGCACACGCTGAGCCACCTCCCGGGGATGCCGAGGGAGTTCTCGTACGAGATGCTGAGGAAGGCGACCAAGAACTTCGACGAGCGGCTGCGGCTGGGGAAAGGAGGTTACGGCGTCGTGTACAAGGGGACGCTCCCCGCTGACGCCGAGCAGGGCCAGACGGAGCCGACGGAGGTCGCCGTGAAGAAGTTCATCCGGGATGACGCCAGGTGCGTCGAGGACTTCGTCAAGGAGGTGGACATCATCAACCGCCTTCGCCACAAAAACATCGTGCCCCTCATTG GTTGGTGTTACAAGAAAGGGCAACTGCTGCTGGTGTACGAGTACATGCCCAACGGGAGCCTCGACCAGCACCTCTTCCGACGCGGGGGCGTCCAggaggcgcgggcggcgccgCTCAGCTGGGCGAGCCGCTACGGCATAGTCGCCGACGTCGCCTCGGGCCTCCACTACGTGCACCACGAGTACGGCCGCACGGTGCTCCACCGCGACATCAAGGCCAGCAACGTCATGCTGGACACGTCCTTCTCCGCccgcctcggggacttcggcctCGCCCGCGTCATCGACTTCGACCGGAGCTCCTTCACCGACATCGGCGTCGCCGGCACGCGCGGGTACATCGCGCCGGAGTACTCCGTGGGGCACAAGGCCACGAGCCAGACGGACGTGTTCGCCTTCGGCGCGCTCGTGCTGGAGGTCGTCACGGGCCGCTACGCGCTGCTCGGCGACGCCAGCTGCCCGCTGCTGGTGGACTTCGTGTGGCGGATGCACGGCCGCGGCGCGCTGGTCGGGGCGGTGGACCAGGACCTCGGCACGGCGGGGTACGACGCCGACGAGGCCGCCAGGCTGCTGCTCCTCGGGCTGGCGTGCAGCAGCCCCAACCCCGGGGACAGGCCCACCATGCCGGAGGTGCTGCAGATCGTGTCCAAGAAGGCGCCGCCGCCGGAGGTGCCGCTGTTCAAGCCAAGCTTCGTGTGGCCGCCGGAAGGGGGAGCGGCGCACTTCAGCCTGAGCGACATCGAGATGACGACGAGCAGCGGTGGCAGCTTCGTCGGCACAGGCAATGGTTCATCGACGCGCGCGACGCAGGAGACATCCTACGACAGCTTCCGGCGGCCGCCCTCGGCACCAAACAACAGCCAGGAGTACTTCCCCGCGCTGTCCTCCGGCCGGTGA